In Myxocyprinus asiaticus isolate MX2 ecotype Aquarium Trade chromosome 3, UBuf_Myxa_2, whole genome shotgun sequence, the following proteins share a genomic window:
- the LOC127417392 gene encoding uncharacterized protein LOC127417392, which produces MREKEKPLENTVQEQEASEKNSQLEEEWTTLEKPETHHQETMLPKEQQQQTNDPGQFQEQARETSHMKDEGKSKAVKPTLVKRDSWLSSTNSHGYLKKQFTSLREADTVDKSDIVLVFCPIISRAVIDIEAALKKFNVPTVSKPAALVVLHHTFDPEKTVRESSRFVNREDILTVDCLFYEDTGLLQCLKNSEAINKVVNWLKQQRKKIGVKVCPPQNIRQKPTRNISEMPDKGEKTGVKVQASQNKLASPPSLHKWPIWTLMSIRWHTFLLHPVQ; this is translated from the exons ATGCGTGAGAAAGAGAAACCattagagaacacagtccaagaGCAGGAAGCCAGTGAAAAGAACAGCCAACTAGAGGAGGAATGGACTACACTGGAAAAACCGGAAACACACCATCAGGAGACAATGCTGCCAAAAGAACAACAGCAGCAGACAAATG acccAGGACAATTTCAAGAGCAAGCAAGGGAAACATCACACATGAag gATGAAGGTAAATCAAAGGCAGTGAAACCAACTCTGGTGAAAAGGGATTCATGGCTGTCTAGTACAA ACTCACATGGCTATCTCAAGAAACAATTTACGTCTCTGAGGGAAGCTGATACAGTGGACAAGAGTGACATTGTTTTGGTTTTCTGTCCTATCATCTCTCGAGCTGTAATTGATATTGAAGCAGCACTGAAGAAATTCAATGTACCCACAG TGTCTAAGCCAGCTGCTCTAGTGGTGCTACATCACACATTTGACCCAGAGAAAACTGTACGAGAAAGCAGCAGATTTGTCAACAGGGAGGACATACTGACAGTGGACTGTCTGTTCTATGAGGATACAGGATTACTGCAGTGTCTGAAGAATTCTGAAGCAATAAACAAAGTTGTGAACTGGTTAAAACAGCag AGGAAGAAAATAGGTGTCAAAGTATGTCCACCTCAGA ACATAAGGCAAAAGCCAACAAGGAATATATCAGAAATGCCTGATAAG GGGGAGAAAACGGGTGTCAAAGTACAAGCAAGTCAAA ACAAACTTGCAAGTCCACCCTCCCTCCACAAATGGCCAATTTGGACATTG ATGAGCATCAGATGGCATACATTTCTTCTTCATCCAGTCCAGTGA